In Diaphorobacter ruginosibacter, the genomic stretch GATCATCTACCGCCTGAGCGAAGGCATGCAGCGTTCGATGGAGAACAGCTACCTTCTCGCCAACGAACTCACGCTGGGACAGGTGGGCCTGCTCGGCGGGAGCGGTGCGGCGATCGCCGGACTCTTCGGCAGCGCGCTTGCCGCCCTGTGGCTGCGCAACTCCAGCCGCGAGCAGGTCCTGCTCTGGCTGAGCGCATCGCGCATCGCGCTGTTCGCGTTGTTCCTGCTGCACTCGCTGCACTGGCTTGGCGGCAACGGATCGCTGGTTGCACTGGCCATCGCGCTCAGCATGCTGCGCTACATGGAAATGGTGGCGCTGTATGCGCTGTTCATGTCGGCATCGAGCAGCGAGCAGCCCGGGACCGACTTCACCATCCTGGCCTGTGCGGAACTGCTCACCTATATGCTGAGCTCGATCGCCGGAGGCTTCATCGCCAAGCAGATGGGTTTCTCCGGACTGTTCTCGGTGAGCACGGCACTGGCGGCCTTCAGCTTCTGCATCGCGTGGCTGGTGCTTTCGCGCTTTCGTCAGGCTGGCTGGGGCGCGCCGGGCGATGCCCGCGGAGTGGCGGCATGAACGCGAGCATACGGATTCCTGGAGCCGGACAGTTCATTCGCTGGTTCGTCGCGCATCTCGAAGACGAGGAAGTGCGGCCGCAATGGATGGCTCCACAGGGCTCGATGCGGTTTGAGCTGGAGCAGGTCGGCAGCGTGTGCATGCTGCTGGTGGGCGAGGCGAGCATCGATTGCACGCTGGACGCCGTCAATCCGCGCATGGAGCATCTCATGCGCCTTTCCCTGGCCGAGCACCTGCAGCAATTCGCTGAAATGGAAGGGCTTGCGGAATCTGCATGGGCGGTGCAGTGGCACGAGCCAGTCCAGGTGGCGGAGGGCCAGAGTGCCGACAACGGCAAAGAAGGCCTTGAAAAGCCCGCCGTGCATGTCATGCGGGTGCTGGCCAACACGGCGCTCACCCCCTGCATGCGCCGCCTCACGCTGCAGGCAGGCGATATCGACGACGTCAAGGCTTTCGCGCAAGGCGGCCTGCATGTGCGCATGCTGATGCCGCAGGAGGGGGAGGTGCCGCATTGGCCGGACATGGACGGGGACGGACGGCTGCACTGGCCGGCAGGAGCCGAGCCCTTGGCCCGCCGCACCTACACGATCCGGTCGCTGAATGAGCAGGAGGGCATCATCGACATCGACGTGTTGCTGCACGGCGTGGAAGATCAGGGCGCGATAGGTCAGGGTACGGTAGATCATGGCGTCAAGCGACACGTGGCGCCGGGCTCCGACTGGGCGCGCGGCGCTTGCGCGGGCAGTGAGGTGGCCGTGCTGAGTCCGGCGGGGGGCCGCCTGCCGACGGCCAGGCGGCTGGTGATCGTGGCCGATGCCTGCGCGGTGCCCGCGGCGGCCCGCATCATCGAATCGATGGACGCCGGCCAGCAGGCCAGCGTGCTGTGCTGGGTGGCGTCCGGTGAGGAGAGGCATGCCTTGCCCGCGGCCCTGCAGTCCCGCGTGGACTGGATCTGCGCAGGCGTTCCTGGGGCATCGGAGCAGGAAATTGCCAAGGTGCTGCAGTGGCTTGATGCCCAGGATTGGAGCGAGCCGGGCAACGTGGAGCTCTGGGCCGCCGGAGGGCATGCGATGGCGGCGGCCATCCGGCAATGGGCCCGGAATGCCGCGTCCATGCAGGGCGTGCGAAAGCTGGTGAGCAGCTACTGGCGTTGAGGCAGTTGAGGCAGGCTGCCCCTTGTCGGGCACGTTGATTCCGGGTGATCCGGCATAAAAAAGCCCCGCACGAAACGATTGTTTCGTGCGGGGCTTTGCTACCTTGCAGCGGCCGGCCGGGGGCTGGCCGAGCGGACTGCCTGATCAATCCAGGAGAGTGATCACAGCGAGTCGATGAAGCTGCGCAGCTTGTCGGAGCGGCTGGGGTGCTTGAGCTTGCGCAGCGCCTTGGCTTCGATCTGGCGGATGCGTTCGCGGGTCACATCGAACTGCTTGCCCACTTCTTCCAGCGTGTGGTCGGTGGACATTTCGATGCCGAAGCGCATGCGCAGCACCTTGGCTTCGCGTGGGGTCAGGCCGTCGAGGATGTCCTTGACCACGTCGCGCAGGCCAGCCTGCATGGCGGCGTCGACCGGGGCCGTGTTGTTGCTGTCCTCGATGAAGTCGCCCAGGTGCGAATCGTCGTCGTCGCCGATGGGGGTTTCCATCGAGATCGGCTCCTTGGCGATCTTCATGATCTTGCGGATCTTGTCCTCGGGGATCTCCATCTTGGCCGCCAGGATGGACGCATCGGGCTCGAAGCCGAACTCCTGCAGGTGCTGGCGCGAGATGCGGTTCATCTTGTTGATCGTCTCGATCATGTGCACCGGGATGCGGATCGTACGGGCCTGGTCGGCGATCGAGCGCGTGATGGCCTGGCGGATCCACCAGGTGGCGTAGGTCGAGAACTTGTAGCCGCGGCGGTATTCGAACTTGTCCACGGCCTTCATCAGGCCGATGTTGCCTTCCTGGATCAGGTCGAGGAACTGCAGGCCGCGGTTCGTGTACTTCTTGGCGATGGAGATCACCAGGCGCAGGTTGGCCTCGATCATCTCCTTCTTGGCATCGCGCGACGCGGCCTCGCCGGCGTTCATGCGCTTGTTGATGTCCTTGAGCTCGGTGAGCGGCACCACGACGCGCGATTGCAGGTCGATCAGGCGCTGCTGCAGTTCCTGCACGGGCGGGATGTTGCGCGAGAGGATGTTGCTCCAGGACTTGCCGGCGGCCGCCTGCTTCTCGACCCACTGCAGGTTCAGCAGGTTGGGTGGGAACTCCTTGATGAAGGTTTCCTGCGGCATGCCGCACTTGTCCACGATGATGCGGCGAAGTTCGCGTTCCTTCTTGCGCACGTCGTCCACCTGCGCACGCAGCATGTCGCACAGCTTCTCGATGGTCTTGGCGGTGAAGCGGATCGTCATGAGTTCAGCAGAGATGTCGTGCTGGATCTTCATGTACGTGGCGCCGCCGTAGCCGTCCTTGTCGTAGACCTTGTGCATCTTCTCGAAGTGGTCGCGCAGAACGTCGAAGCGGCGCAGCGCCTCGTTCTTGAGTTCCTCGAGCTTCTTGGTCAGCGCCTTGGAGCCGCCCTTGCCGTCGTCGTCGTCCTCTTCGTCGAATTCGTCGAAGTCTTCTTCGGCCACGTAGTCGTCGGCTTCGTTGGGGTTGGAGAAACCGTCGACGATGGTCGAGATGACGACCTTGCCTTCACGGATTTCCTCGGCCATCTGCAGAATCTCGGCGATGGTTGCGGGCGATGCGGAGATGGCCTCCATCATGTCCTGCAGACCGCCTTCGATGCGCTTGGCGATTTCAATTTCGCCCTCGCGGGTCAGCAGTTCCACCGTGCCCATTTCGCGCATGTACATGCGCACGGGGTCGGTCGTGCGGCCGAATTCCGAATCCACGGTGGACAGGGCAGCCTCGGCTTCTTCCTCGGCTTCCTCCACGGTGGTGGCGGTCGGCGTCACGTTGTTCTGGAACAGGGTTTCCGCATCGGGAGTCTGTTCGTATACGGCCACGCCCATGTCGTTGAGCATGGTGACCACGACTTCCATGGTCTCGGCGTCGACCAGCTTGTCGGGCAGGTGGTCGGAGATCTCGACCTGCGTGAGGTAGCCGCGTGTCTTGCCCAGCGTGATCAGCTTCTTGAGCTGCGAACGGCGCTTGGCGATGTCTTCCTCGGACAGGACGGTCTCGTCCAGGCCGAATTCCTTCATCAAGGCGCGTTCCTTGGCCTTGCTGATCTTCATGCGCAGCGGCTTGACCTTCTCGGTGGTCGTGCTCTGCTCTGCCACTTCGGCCTCGGGTTCGCCCTCGAGATCCGACTCGATGTCCGACAGATCGGCGTCGTCGCCCATGTCACTGTCTTCTTCCTTGCCCTTGGGCTTGCGGCCACGCTTGGCGGGCGCCTTGCCTTCGGCTGCGGAAGCCGCCTTGGCAGGACGGCCGGGGCGCTTCTTGGGCGTGTCCTCGTCGGCACCTTCGGCTGCGGCGGCCTTGGCGCGGGCGGGCTTTTTCTTCAATTCTTCGGTGGCTTCAGCGGAAGCAGCAGATTTCTTGGCTGGCACGATCTTGACGTCTTCTTTCTTTGCCGCCTTGGCAGCCGGCTTGGCCGCGACTGCCTTCTTGGCAGGAGCGGTCTTCACGGTGGCCTTGGTGGCGGATTTCACAGCAGCTTTGGATACGGTCTTCGCAGCAGTGCCTTGAGCAGACTTGGCCGACTTCGCGGACTTTTGAACGGGCATGGATTACCTCAGTACAAAAACGAACACACAAAGAAAACGCAAGCGCCAACTATCCCGGCGCGGGCAGCAAGCTTGACGAAGGCCGTTGCCTTCGCATGGGGAGGATCAAAAAGATGGTCCTCGCTGGGCAAGATGTCTGGGCGAACATTTGGTGTGCAGTCCTTGCGGTGGGGTAGGCTGTTGTGCGTGTTTGTCACGGGCGCCTGATCCGGAGGTGCTGCTGTCGCTCTTGCCGACAAGCCTTAAATTATACCTTTTACCGGCAATTCAAGGGCTTGACAGCCTGGGGTTTTCCAGACTCTTTCGGCGATTTTGTAATTCTTTGTATCTTTCGAGCGCATCAGGATCCTGTCCGACCCGCTGGATGAGTTCGCTTTCCTGGCGGCGCAGGCTGTCGATGATCAGGCGGTTCAGGATGCCGCGCAGTTCCAGGCGCATCTCGTCGCGCAGCCTCCGGCGAAGCTCCGGCAACTCGCCGGATTCGGGGAGATCGGCCTCGCTTTGCGAGAACGACTGGGTCATCAGCTTGCGCACGAAGGGTTCCTGCTCATGGCCCTGCAGGGCCTCCATGAGAGCGGTGCAGGCCAGCGCGCCGTGTTCGAGAAACTGGGCCTCGAGCCAGATGAATACGGGCCCGTGGGGAGCGGGCAGGTCGCACAGCGTGCTGTGGTCTTCCTGCGACAGTTCTTCGAGCAGGTCCATGTGCGAGAACACCAGCCATACGGCCTGGTCCACGCCTTTCTTAATGGCGCCGCGCGGAAGCGGAGGCTGCGGGGGCAGGTCGGCATCCTTGCCCCAACGCTTTTTCCAGGTCCCCTTGGCGCCGCTCCAGGGCTTCTTCTGGGCGAATGGTGCCTGGCCGCCCGCCGCAGCGTATTCGCCGGCCGGTGCGAACGACGGCTCGCCGCCCATCTCCCACGGTGCCGGATCGGCAGGCATGCCCCAGGGCGCGCCCTCATCCTGCGCCCCCGAGGCCGGGCCGGGCCGGGCTCCGCCGCCGCGCGA encodes the following:
- a CDS encoding siderophore-interacting protein, producing the protein MNASIRIPGAGQFIRWFVAHLEDEEVRPQWMAPQGSMRFELEQVGSVCMLLVGEASIDCTLDAVNPRMEHLMRLSLAEHLQQFAEMEGLAESAWAVQWHEPVQVAEGQSADNGKEGLEKPAVHVMRVLANTALTPCMRRLTLQAGDIDDVKAFAQGGLHVRMLMPQEGEVPHWPDMDGDGRLHWPAGAEPLARRTYTIRSLNEQEGIIDIDVLLHGVEDQGAIGQGTVDHGVKRHVAPGSDWARGACAGSEVAVLSPAGGRLPTARRLVIVADACAVPAAARIIESMDAGQQASVLCWVASGEERHALPAALQSRVDWICAGVPGASEQEIAKVLQWLDAQDWSEPGNVELWAAGGHAMAAAIRQWARNAASMQGVRKLVSSYWR
- the rpoD gene encoding RNA polymerase sigma factor RpoD, which encodes MPVQKSAKSAKSAQGTAAKTVSKAAVKSATKATVKTAPAKKAVAAKPAAKAAKKEDVKIVPAKKSAASAEATEELKKKPARAKAAAAEGADEDTPKKRPGRPAKAASAAEGKAPAKRGRKPKGKEEDSDMGDDADLSDIESDLEGEPEAEVAEQSTTTEKVKPLRMKISKAKERALMKEFGLDETVLSEEDIAKRRSQLKKLITLGKTRGYLTQVEISDHLPDKLVDAETMEVVVTMLNDMGVAVYEQTPDAETLFQNNVTPTATTVEEAEEEAEAALSTVDSEFGRTTDPVRMYMREMGTVELLTREGEIEIAKRIEGGLQDMMEAISASPATIAEILQMAEEIREGKVVISTIVDGFSNPNEADDYVAEEDFDEFDEEDDDDGKGGSKALTKKLEELKNEALRRFDVLRDHFEKMHKVYDKDGYGGATYMKIQHDISAELMTIRFTAKTIEKLCDMLRAQVDDVRKKERELRRIIVDKCGMPQETFIKEFPPNLLNLQWVEKQAAAGKSWSNILSRNIPPVQELQQRLIDLQSRVVVPLTELKDINKRMNAGEAASRDAKKEMIEANLRLVISIAKKYTNRGLQFLDLIQEGNIGLMKAVDKFEYRRGYKFSTYATWWIRQAITRSIADQARTIRIPVHMIETINKMNRISRQHLQEFGFEPDASILAAKMEIPEDKIRKIMKIAKEPISMETPIGDDDDSHLGDFIEDSNNTAPVDAAMQAGLRDVVKDILDGLTPREAKVLRMRFGIEMSTDHTLEEVGKQFDVTRERIRQIEAKALRKLKHPSRSDKLRSFIDSL